In Aspergillus oryzae RIB40 DNA, chromosome 6, one genomic interval encodes:
- a CDS encoding xylulokinase (sugar (pentulose and hexulose) kinases) yields MQGPLYIGFDLSTQQLKALVVNSDLKVVYVSKFDFDADSRGFPIKKGVITNEAEHEVYAPVALWLQALDGVLEGLKKQGLDFARVKGISGAGQQHGSVYWGQDAERLLKELDSGKSLEDQLSGAFSHPYSPNWQDSSTQKECDEFDAFLGGADKLANATGSKAHHRFTGPQILRFQRKYPEVYKKTSRISLVSSFLASLFLGHIAPLDTSDVCGMNLWNIKQGAYDEKLLQLCAGPSGVEDLKRKLGAVPEDGGINLGQIDRYYIERYGFSSDCTIIPATGDNPATILALPLRPSDAMVSLGTSTTFLMSTPNYMPDPATHFFNHPTTAGLYMFMLCYKNGGLAREHIRDAINDKLGMAGDKDPWANFDKITLETAPMGQKKDSDPMKMGLFFPRPEIVPNLRAGQWRFDYNPADGSLHETNGGWNKPADEARAIVESQFLSLRLRSRGLTASPGQGMPAQPRRVYLVGGGSKNKAIAKVAGEILGGSDGVYKLEIGDNACALGAAYKAVWALERKDGQTFEDLIGQRWREEDFIEKIADGYQKGVFEKYGAALEGFEKMELQVLKQEGETR; encoded by the exons ATGCAAGGCCCATTGTACATCGGTTTCGACCTTTCCACCCAACAACTCAAAGCTCTAGTCGTCAACTCCGACCTGAAAGTCGTCTACGTCTCCAAATTCGACTTTGACGCTGACTCCCGCGGATTCCCTATCAAAAAAGGTGTTATCACCAATGAAGCCGAGCATGAGGTCTATGCCCCTGTGGCATTGTGGCTCCAGGCCCTGGACGGCGTCCTCGAGGGTCTGAAGAAGCAAGGCTTGGATTTCGCCCGTGTGAAGGGCATCAGCGGTGCTGGACAGCAGCACGGGAGTGTGTACTGGGGACAGGATGCGGAGCGTCTCCTCAAGGAATTGGACTCTGGCAAGTCCCTGGAGGACCAGCTGAGCGGGGCCTTCTCCCATCCATATAGTCCCAACTGGCAGGATTCCAGTACGCAGAAGGAGTGTGATGAGTTTGATGCCTTCCTGGGCGGCGCGGATAAGTTGGCTAATGCTACAGGAAGCAAGGCACATCAT AGATTCACCGGCCCCCAGATTCTGCGCTTCCAGAGAAAATACCCCGAGGTATACAAGAAGACCTCGCGAATCTCACTcgtctcctccttccttgcATCCCTTTTCCTGGGCCACATCGCCCCTTTGGATACCTCAGACGTCTGCGGCATGAACCTCTGGAACATCAAGCAAGGTGCCTACGACGAGAAGCTCCTGCAACTCTGCGCCGGCCCCTCCGGCGTGGAAGACCTCAAGCGCAAGCTCGGTGCCGTCCCCGAAGATGGAGGTATCAACCTAGGCCAGATCGACCGCTACTACATAGAACGCTACGGCTTCAGCTCAGACTGCACCATCATCCCCGCAACAGGCGACAACCCAGCCACCATCCTGGCTCTGCCACTGCGTCCCTCCGACGCAATGGTTTCCCTGGGAACCTCCACCACCTTCCTTATGTCCACTCCCAACTACATGCCCGACCCAGCCACacatttcttcaatcatCCCACCACAGCAGGCCTGTACATGTTCATGCTTTGCTACAAGAATGGCGGCCTAGCTCGAGAACATATCCGTGATGCCATCAACGATAAACTAGGCATGGCCGGGGACAAAGACCCGTGGGCTAACTTCGATAAGATCACACTGGAAACGGCACCTATGGGTCAGAAGAAGGATTCTGATCCAATGAAGATGGGCCTCTTTTTCCCTCGGCCGGAGATCGTCCCGAATCTGCGGGCTGGACAGTGGCGGTTTGATTATAACCCTGCTGACGGCAGTCTGCATGAGACGAATGGTGGGTGGAACAAGCCTGCCGATGAGGCTCGTGCTATCGTCGAGAGCCAGttcctttctcttcgcttGCGCTCTCGTGGTCTTACCGCTAGTCCCGGACAGGGTATGCCCGCTCAGCCGCGACGGGTGTATCTCGTCGGTGGTGGATCGAAGAATAAGGCTATTGCCAAGGTGGCAGGTGAGATCCTTGGTGGAAGTGATGGAGTGTATAAGCTAGAGATTGGCGATAATGCCTGTGCGCTAGGAGCGGCCTACAAGGCCGTCTGGGCATTGGAGAGGAAAGATGGACAGACATTTGAGGATCTGATTGGACAACggtggagggaggaggaCTTCATCGAGAAGATTGCAGATGGATACCAGAAGGGCGTCTTTGAGAAGTACGGGGCTGCCCTTGAGGGATTCGAGAAGATGGAATTGCAGGTCCTGAAACAGGAGGGTGAGACACGGTGA
- a CDS encoding Ran GTPase-binding protein LOS1 (nuclear mRNA export factor receptor LOS1/Exportin-t (importin beta superfamily)): protein MADANAIEIAWNPSSDQALKAQAFDYLNQLRTDPSGWQVCLALFTKTPQHSEIIRHVALEVVNSAAQAGLIDPQALGYVRDGLMNYLRQVYGQENANPDPPNIQNKIAQTITFLFSALYGSGWESFFDDLLSLTYKGASSTSPDNMLGIVFYLRVVNSIHDEIGDVLVSRSRTEQDRANSLKDLIRMRDMQKIASSWQQILSEWRDGNDLIVEMCLKAVGSWVGWIDISLVVNQTMLDLLFQQLARAQKAELRAGEEKVRDAAVDVFTEIIGKKMKPEDKIDMIIFLNLDTIVSQLSNSPPLCENRFTFKYDTDLAETVAKLVNSTVVDIVRALEQENISAECREKANGLLQAFLPHILRYFSDEYDEVCSTVIPCGSDLLQYLRKVSKTDPSLTAQHSPILLPILKAIIAKMRYDETSSWGDEDDQTDEAEFQELRKRLAIMQQTVASVNEQLYIDAVSEVVATTFENLRQSGAQLDWRDLDLALHEMFLFGDIAVKAGSLYTKNQPNNQAAERLIEMMSRMVESDIRSFTHPATQLQYMEICVRYSSFFLYHTNLIPGVLESFLQLVHHPTKKVKTRSWYLFQRLVKQLRSHIGNVAQTVVQALGDLLVIQAEIPTEGADGDEMSSEDHEGSADAVFNSQLYLFEAVGIICSTPTVAADKQVLYVQSVLNPVFMDMEKNLAPAKSNDERALLQIHHDIMALGTLAKGFSDWMPGTSSPTSLPAPEVSEAFLQVSEATLVALESLKTSFNIRTAARFAFSRLIGVLGSRILPQLPRWIDGLLTQTSTRDEMALFLRLLDQVIFGFKGEIYAILDTLLTPFLQRVFAGIADPTTGTDDEIQLAELKREYLNFLLAVLNNDLGAVIISERNQPMFDTVITTIEHFAKDIEDFTTAKMAFSVLSKMGSSWGGPDIAPEATNGASQQVALPGFAQFMISRMSPLCWALPATPSFNPKDAQAKQVLAEAGGLQRTIYCKTGMEYIQYLRDQELPGMGMGGELIEEFLNALGQLDLKGFRQFFPVCTAR, encoded by the exons ATGGCGGATG CGAATGCCATAGAAATCGCCTGGAATCCTTCCTCAGACCAAGCCCTCAAGGCGCAAGCCTTTGATTACCTGAACCAACTCCGTACCGACCCCTCGGGATGGCAAGTCTGCCTCGCCCTCTTCACAAAGACTCCCCAGCACTCTGAGATCATACGACACGTAGCACTAGAGGTGGTAAACAGTGCCGCCCAGGCTGGACTGATTGACCCTCAGGCTCTAGGATATGTCCGGGACGGCCTCATGAACTACCTCCGCCAGGTTTATGGACAGGAGAATGCAAACCCAGATCCTCCCAACATTCAGAACAAAATCGCCCAGACGAttaccttcctcttctcggCACTCTACGGTAGCGGCTGGGAGTCCTTCTTCGATGATCTCTTGAGCTTAACATACAAGGGTGCCTCCAGCACGTCGCCTGACAATATGCTGGGAATTGTATTCTACCTTCGAGTCGTCAATTCTATCCACGATGAAATTGGTGATGTCCTCGTTTCCAGGTCTCGCACGGAACAGGATAGGGCAAACTCGCTAAAGGACCTCATTCGAATGAGGGACATGCAAAAGATCGCAAGCTCGTGGCAACAGATTTTGTCAGAATGGCGGGACGGCAACGACTTGATCGTAGAAATGTGTTTGAAGGCAGTTGGTTCCTGGGTTGGCTGGATTGATATCAGCCTCGTGGTCAATCAGACAATGCTCGATCTCTTGTTCCAGCAACTGGCCCGGGCACAGAAGGCGGAGCTCAGggcaggagaagagaaggtgcGGGATGCAGCAGTCGACGTTTTTACGGAAATTATCGGCAAAAAGATGAAGCCGGAGGATAAGATTGATATGATTATTTTCTTGAATCTGGACACCATCGTTTCTCAGCTCTCCAACAGCCCCCCTCTTTGTGAGAATAGGTTTACCTTCAAATACGATACGGATCTGGCTGAAACAGTTGCGAAGCTAGTCAATAGTACAGTGGTTGATATTGTACGGGCTTTGGAACAGGAGAACATCTCCGCAGAATGCAGGGAGAAGGCCAATGGGCTATTGCAGGCTTTCCTTCCGCACATCCTGAGATACTTTTCCGATGAATACGACGAGGTCTGCTCGACCGTCATCCCCTGTGGCAGCGACCTCCTTCAATACTTGAGAAAGGTCTCCAAGACCGACCCTTCTCTTACCGCCCAGCATTCTCCCATCTTACTCCCTATCTTGAAGGCCATCATTGCCAAGATGCGATACGACGAGACTTCCTCATGGGGCGACGAGGATGACCAAACTGACGAGGCAGAGTTCCAGGAACTCCGCAAGAGACTAGCCATTATGCAACAAACTGTCGCTTCTGTGAACGAACAGCTCTACATAGACGCTGTCTCCGAAGTTGTTGCAACTACCTTCGAGAACCTACGACAGTCGGGTGCGCAGTTAGACTGGCGTGATCTGGACCTTGCCTTGCATGAAATGTTCCTCTTTGGAGACATTGCCGTGAAGGCAGGCAGTCTCTACACCAAGAATCAACCCAACAATCAGGCAGCAGAGCGACTAATTGAGATGATGTCAAGAATGGTAGAGTCCG ATATTCGCTCCTTCACCCATCCGGCGACCCAGTTACAGTACATGGAAATCTGTGTTCGTTACAGTTCATTCTTCCTGTACCACACTAATCTCATCCCCGGTGTCTTGGAaagcttccttcaacttGTTCATCACCCCACGAAGAAGGTTAAAACCAGATCCTGGTATCTTTTCCAGCGTTTAGTCAAGCAACTGAGAAGCCATATCGGCAATGTTGCGCAGACAGTCGTCCAGGCCCTAGGCGATCTTTTGGTGATCCAGGCGGAAATTCCTACAGAAGGCGCTGACGGTGATGAAATGTCGTCGGAGGATCATGAAGGGTCCGCAGATGCTGTTTTCAACAGCCAGCTTTACCTATTCGAAGCCGTTGGCATTATTTGTTCCACCCCGACTGTCGCTGCCGACAAGCAGGTCCTGTATGTGCAGTCAGTACTAAACCCTGTGTTCATGGACATGGAGAAAAATCTGGCGCCGGCGAAGTCCAACGACGAGAGGGCTTTGTTACAAATACATCACGATATTATGGCCCTTGGAACATTGGCAAAAGGCTTCTCGGATTGGATGCCAGGAACCAGTTCTCCGACCTCGCTACCCGCGCCTGAGGTTTCTGAGGCATTCTTGCAGGTGTCTGAGGCTACTCTTGTTGCTCTTGAGTCCCTTAAAACTTCTTTCAATATCAGGACAGCCGCCCGATTCGCCTTTTCTAGACTCATTGGTGTCCTTGGCTCTCGAATTCTCCCACAGCTCCCGAGATGGATCGATGGCCTACTAACCCAGACTTCCACTCGGGATGAAATGGCTCTTTTCTTGCGTCTTTTGGACCAAGTCATCTTCGGGTTTAAGGGCGAAATCTACGCGATACTCGATACACTGTTGACGCCTTTCCTACAACGGGTGTTCGCCGGCATTGCCGATCCCACTACCGGTACCGACGACGAGATTCAGCTTGCGGAGTTGAAGCGGGAGTACTTGAATTTCTTATTGGCGGTTTTGAATAATGATTTGGGTGCCGTGATCATCAGCGAGA GAAACCAACCCATGTTCGATACCGTCATCACAACCATCGAACACTTCGCCAAAGACATCGAGGACTTTACCACCGCGAAGATGGCATTCTCTGTACTCTCCAAGATGGGCAGCTCCTGGGGCGGTCCTGACATCGCACCGGAGGCGACGAATGGCGCCTCCCAGCAGGTTGCTCTCCCCGGATTCGCCCAGTTCATGATCAGCCGAATGTCGCCCTTGTGTTGGGCACTTCCCGCCACCCCATCCTTCAATCCCAAAGACGCACAGGCCAAGCAGGTTCTCGCCGAAGCTGGAGGATTGCAGCGCACCATTTATTGCAAGACCGGCATGGAGTATATCCAGTACCTTCGTGACCAAGAATTGCCCGGCATGGGAATGGGTGGTGAACTCATAGAGGAGTTCTTGAACGCATTAGGCCAGCTAGACTTGAAGGGATTCCGGCAGTTCTTCCCGGTATGTACAGCCAGGTAG